The following are encoded in a window of Prochlorococcus marinus str. MIT 1013 genomic DNA:
- a CDS encoding flavin prenyltransferase UbiX: protein MKSTVIAITGASAMQIGERSVQLMLENNKSVDLILSKGAYEVAKSERSINIPVEPKAQTVFWRNKLNVKSGDLKCYRWNDHSASIASGSHKTKGMLIVPCSMGTLGRIASGFSLDLIERCADVHLKENRPLIISPRESPLNLIHIENIKRLAIAGALIVPPIPAWYTNPNTIEDIIDFIVVRMFDSLGEDLKIIKRWKGPNK from the coding sequence ATGAAAAGTACCGTTATTGCAATTACTGGGGCCTCAGCAATGCAAATAGGCGAGAGATCAGTACAACTTATGTTGGAAAATAATAAATCTGTAGATTTAATACTTAGCAAAGGTGCCTATGAAGTAGCAAAAAGTGAACGCTCTATAAATATCCCTGTAGAGCCAAAAGCCCAGACAGTATTTTGGAGAAATAAACTAAATGTAAAATCAGGAGATTTAAAATGCTATAGATGGAATGATCATTCAGCCTCAATTGCTAGTGGTAGTCATAAAACAAAGGGTATGTTAATAGTTCCATGTTCTATGGGTACATTGGGAAGAATAGCATCTGGTTTTTCATTAGATTTAATAGAAAGATGTGCCGATGTTCACTTGAAAGAGAATAGACCACTAATAATTTCACCAAGAGAATCACCATTAAATTTAATACATATAGAAAACATAAAACGTCTAGCTATTGCTGGAGCATTAATTGTTCCCCCTATTCCTGCGTGGTATACAAATCCAAACACAATTGAAGATATAATTGATTTTATAGTTGTTAGAATGTTTGATTCACTTGGTGAGGATTTAAAAATTATAAAGAGATGGAAAGGTCCAAACAAATGA
- a CDS encoding DUF2996 domain-containing protein, whose translation MKNSEPTNEIKSNNEVSKVVSETPPIAAATSIPKKPEKPPKLEDKPFKEFINNHLIPELKMSIQKKGTIVIDIKLLEGDRPVVGGHCWMLFCEISEQRRFWLCFNKEIITSDKTILLAESNSNPSIVESFLIDEKKTTLPLLISRVLQRLNGQKWIGVN comes from the coding sequence ATGAAAAATTCAGAGCCAACAAACGAAATAAAATCCAATAACGAAGTTTCAAAAGTAGTTTCAGAAACTCCTCCAATAGCAGCAGCTACCTCCATCCCTAAGAAACCAGAAAAGCCTCCAAAATTAGAAGATAAGCCATTCAAAGAGTTTATAAATAATCATTTAATTCCTGAGTTAAAGATGTCAATCCAAAAGAAAGGAACAATAGTTATAGACATTAAATTGCTAGAAGGTGATCGACCAGTTGTTGGAGGACATTGCTGGATGTTGTTTTGCGAAATATCTGAACAAAGAAGATTTTGGCTTTGCTTTAATAAAGAAATCATAACTTCTGACAAGACAATATTATTAGCTGAGTCGAATTCAAATCCAAGCATAGTAGAATCCTTTTTAATTGATGAAAAAAAGACTACTTTACCCTTGTTAATTTCTAGAGTACTTCAAAGATTAAATGGTCAAAAATGGATTGGTGTAAATTGA
- a CDS encoding TldD/PmbA family protein — translation MLFHTFDDTLKPQIEELLSLGKKAGADLIEIFLEKSDNISLLAEQDEISNVSPSFGIGAGIRVFLGKKDGFVSTNDLSKAGLLYALNQALRMLGLEVGSSNKDKFEGLSTLKDFGTNKNNWLDKSPDLSESTLKLLEATNSLAVKNKNLQVRRASYSRNWQEVLVAATDGVFARDIRLHQTVGINVIAQKDKNRSTSARRYGSSGNPDDLRNWKIDKSAIELNESAQKMLFAEYVDAGQMPVVLANKFGGVIFHEACGHLLETTQLERGTSPFHDCINKKIAHKAVSAVDEGLSDYAFGSISMDDEGMEPQNTLLIEDGILKKFISDRAGSLRTGHPRTGSGRRQNFSFAAASRMRNTYIKQGNYSPDKLIESIDNGLYCKSMGGGSVGPTGQFNFSVEEGYLIKNGKLDKPVKGATLIGEAKEILPRISMCANDLDLAAGFCGSVSGSVNVTVGQPHIKVDSITVGGR, via the coding sequence CTGTTATTTCATACTTTTGATGACACATTAAAACCACAAATTGAAGAATTATTATCGCTTGGCAAAAAAGCAGGAGCAGATCTTATTGAAATTTTTCTTGAGAAATCAGATAATATTTCGCTTCTAGCGGAGCAAGACGAAATCTCAAATGTTAGTCCATCTTTTGGTATAGGTGCTGGCATAAGAGTATTTCTTGGGAAAAAAGACGGATTTGTAAGTACCAATGATTTGTCAAAAGCAGGTTTGCTGTACGCTCTAAATCAAGCTTTAAGAATGTTAGGTCTAGAAGTTGGCTCAAGCAATAAAGACAAATTCGAAGGCTTATCAACCCTGAAGGACTTTGGAACTAATAAGAATAATTGGTTAGATAAATCACCAGATCTAAGTGAATCAACTTTAAAATTGCTAGAAGCTACAAATTCTCTTGCCGTTAAAAATAAAAATTTACAGGTACGTAGAGCAAGCTATTCGAGAAATTGGCAGGAAGTTCTTGTCGCTGCAACTGATGGAGTGTTTGCAAGAGACATTCGACTTCACCAAACAGTTGGTATTAATGTAATTGCACAAAAAGATAAGAACAGATCTACATCTGCTAGAAGATATGGCAGTTCTGGAAACCCAGATGATCTTAGGAACTGGAAAATCGATAAAAGTGCTATTGAGTTAAATGAAAGTGCTCAAAAAATGTTATTCGCAGAATATGTTGACGCAGGTCAAATGCCTGTTGTTCTAGCCAATAAATTTGGAGGAGTTATATTTCATGAAGCTTGTGGTCATTTGCTTGAAACTACGCAATTAGAAAGAGGCACATCCCCTTTTCATGACTGTATTAATAAGAAAATTGCCCATAAGGCTGTAAGTGCAGTGGATGAAGGACTCTCAGATTATGCCTTTGGCTCAATATCTATGGATGATGAAGGAATGGAACCTCAAAATACATTACTTATCGAAGATGGGATACTAAAGAAATTTATTTCAGATAGAGCAGGCTCTTTAAGAACTGGTCACCCAAGGACTGGAAGTGGAAGAAGACAAAATTTCTCATTTGCTGCTGCTAGTCGCATGAGAAATACATACATTAAACAAGGCAATTATTCTCCTGATAAATTAATTGAAAGTATTGATAACGGTCTTTACTGCAAATCAATGGGTGGCGGTAGTGTCGGTCCAACAGGTCAATTTAACTTCTCAGTTGAAGAAGGCTATTTAATTAAAAATGGAAAACTCGATAAACCAGTCAAAGGAGCAACCTTAATTGGAGAAGCAAAAGAAATTTTGCCTAGAATCTCTATGTGCGCAAATGATTTGGATCTTGCCGCGGGATTTTGTGGCTCTGTAAGTGGCAGTGTAAACGTTACTGTTGGTCAGCCACATATTAAAGTAGATTCAATCACAGTTGGTGGAAGATAA
- a CDS encoding TldD/PmbA family protein produces the protein MNELNTSKKNCELDPQLLTNLLIKYSKESEIDKWDVGASTSKDISVQVQQGNAKQLKGSQRNSMTLRVWNKNNKVGITSTSDLTSEGIKKAMRGAIEACRFGNNKETPEFSSLAKSALNELNSTVSDTHTIDELLTILKKAEKELINTHESIDSVPYNGLSESYMERIYINSEGANRYMKLSQSSIYLYAKGEEKNKKPRSAGGIRINSNLEDLQIDSCIKETSDKLISHLNYKSIETDKYLVCFSPEAFLQLISAFSSMFNARSIIDGLSIMKKDSIGSQISVANLNISDEGLHPDNVGAFSFDGEGTPTQNINLVTDGVLKNLLHSEATARKFGVKPTGHAGLGAKVSVSPDWLVVSKSRCGMDTDPNLSINETRKEFILIDELSAIHSGVKASQGSFSLPFDGWIVNDGKHTSIEAATVAGDILKVLKGIVKIEKEQIVTHQGISPYVWVNNISITGEA, from the coding sequence ATGAATGAATTAAATACTTCTAAAAAAAATTGTGAATTAGACCCACAACTATTGACTAATCTTTTAATCAAATATAGTAAAGAATCTGAAATCGATAAATGGGATGTGGGGGCATCTACCAGTAAAGATATATCTGTTCAGGTTCAACAAGGTAATGCTAAACAGTTAAAAGGTTCTCAACGAAATTCAATGACATTAAGAGTATGGAATAAGAATAACAAGGTTGGAATAACAAGCACCTCTGACTTAACAAGTGAGGGAATTAAGAAAGCAATGAGAGGAGCTATTGAAGCTTGTCGTTTTGGTAATAACAAAGAAACACCGGAGTTTTCATCATTAGCAAAGTCAGCATTAAATGAATTAAATTCTACAGTTTCAGATACGCATACAATTGATGAATTACTCACTATTCTAAAAAAAGCTGAAAAAGAATTAATAAATACGCATGAGTCAATAGATTCTGTTCCATATAATGGATTAAGTGAAAGTTATATGGAAAGGATATATATAAATAGCGAAGGTGCTAATAGATATATGAAATTATCACAATCATCTATTTATTTGTATGCTAAGGGTGAAGAAAAGAATAAAAAGCCTAGAAGCGCAGGCGGAATTAGAATAAACTCTAATTTAGAGGATCTTCAAATTGATTCTTGTATTAAAGAAACATCAGATAAGTTAATCAGCCATTTAAATTATAAATCTATAGAAACCGATAAATATCTTGTATGTTTTTCACCTGAAGCCTTTCTTCAATTAATTAGTGCTTTTAGTTCAATGTTTAATGCACGTTCGATTATTGATGGTCTAAGTATAATGAAAAAAGATTCGATAGGTTCCCAAATTTCAGTTGCTAATTTAAATATAAGCGACGAAGGGCTTCATCCAGATAACGTAGGAGCCTTTAGTTTTGATGGTGAAGGAACTCCAACTCAAAATATTAATTTAGTAACTGATGGTGTATTAAAAAATTTACTACATTCAGAGGCAACTGCAAGAAAATTTGGAGTTAAACCAACTGGCCATGCTGGCTTAGGAGCAAAGGTATCTGTATCACCAGATTGGTTGGTTGTAAGCAAAAGTAGATGTGGAATGGATACGGACCCCAATCTAAGTATTAATGAAACACGTAAAGAATTTATCTTAATAGATGAACTTTCCGCTATTCATTCTGGTGTCAAGGCTAGTCAAGGTTCATTTTCCTTGCCATTTGATGGTTGGATAGTTAATGATGGTAAACATACGTCAATTGAGGCAGCAACAGTCGCTGGAGATATATTGAAAGTGCTAAAAGGTATTGTTAAAATAGAAAAAGAACAGATTGTTACGCATCAAGGTATTAGTCCATATGTTTGGGTTAATAACATATCAATAACTGGTGAAGCGTGA
- the fmt gene encoding methionyl-tRNA formyltransferase — protein MKIVFWGTPKYAAENLIKIVKAGNEVIAVVTQPDRKRGRGKNLSPSPVKQTAIDLGIPFFSTQSIRKDQNTKDMLKSLKADVYIVVAFGQILPKEILDQPKLGCWNSHASLLPVWRGAAPIQWSIINDDPKTGICIMSMEVGLDTGPVIEQEATVINDSDNLEILTNRLSKISSKLLVQSLERISKIKSSNKSLILEELKAIDQSKLNGQPSYARQIKKEDYLIDWNQNARKIIKKIQGLYPNAYTLHNGKRIKIIEATSIANKKELLAIQYIVKESINNRLPGEIIMINKKSGIVIMTKDYPIELKYAQLEGKKVTDSYTLSVQCNLRIKNKFGI, from the coding sequence GTGAAGATAGTTTTTTGGGGAACACCTAAATATGCTGCTGAGAATTTAATAAAAATAGTGAAGGCTGGAAACGAAGTTATTGCTGTAGTTACACAACCCGATAGAAAGCGAGGTCGTGGTAAAAACTTGTCACCATCACCTGTAAAACAAACAGCAATAGATTTAGGTATACCTTTCTTTTCAACACAATCAATAAGGAAGGATCAAAATACAAAGGATATGCTCAAAAGTTTGAAAGCTGATGTTTATATAGTTGTAGCTTTTGGTCAAATTCTTCCAAAAGAAATATTAGATCAGCCAAAACTTGGATGCTGGAATAGTCACGCGTCATTGTTACCTGTATGGAGAGGAGCAGCTCCAATTCAGTGGAGCATTATCAATGATGATCCAAAGACGGGGATTTGTATTATGTCCATGGAAGTAGGTTTAGATACAGGTCCTGTTATTGAACAAGAGGCAACGGTTATTAATGATTCAGACAACCTTGAAATACTTACCAATAGACTATCGAAAATATCCTCTAAACTTTTGGTTCAATCACTTGAAAGAATAAGTAAGATCAAAAGCTCAAACAAATCATTAATTCTTGAAGAATTAAAAGCTATTGATCAATCAAAATTAAATGGTCAGCCGAGTTATGCAAGACAAATAAAAAAAGAAGATTATTTAATTGATTGGAATCAAAATGCGAGGAAAATTATAAAAAAAATACAGGGACTTTATCCAAACGCTTATACACTTCATAATGGTAAGAGAATAAAAATAATAGAAGCCACTTCAATAGCAAATAAAAAAGAACTACTTGCAATTCAGTATATTGTAAAGGAATCAATAAACAATAGATTACCTGGTGAAATAATTATGATAAACAAGAAAAGTGGGATAGTTATAATGACTAAAGATTATCCAATTGAACTAAAATATGCTCAACTAGAAGGTAAAAAAGTAACTGATAGTTATACCTTATCAGTTCAATGTAATCTAAGAATTAAAAATAAATTTGGAATCTAA
- a CDS encoding TerC family protein, translating to MDSASLRSLTPLLDGIDQWVELAPLLPIIISLELVLSADNAVALATITKNLNNIDLQTKALNIGIFIALILRILVILTAQFFLNFWPVKLIGGIYLISLSISKFISINNTHLIDTDKANSSKSKYSLFKVIILLAITDLAFSIDSITAAVAISDQFLLVITGAIIGVIALRFTSGLFIKWLEIYINLEKAGYIAVGIIGLKLIIQLIFFQLVIPEYLFFLAMLCLFLWGFSSKINTINNV from the coding sequence ATGGATTCAGCATCTCTTAGATCCTTAACTCCGTTACTTGATGGTATCGACCAATGGGTTGAATTAGCACCTCTCTTGCCAATCATTATTTCCTTAGAGCTTGTATTGTCAGCAGATAATGCTGTAGCCCTGGCTACAATAACTAAGAATCTAAATAATATCGATCTTCAAACAAAAGCACTGAATATAGGCATATTTATAGCTTTAATATTGAGAATACTTGTGATTCTTACTGCTCAATTCTTCTTGAATTTTTGGCCAGTTAAACTAATTGGTGGTATTTACTTAATATCACTATCAATATCAAAGTTTATTTCTATTAACAATACTCACTTAATTGATACCGATAAAGCTAATAGCAGCAAATCTAAATATTCATTATTTAAGGTTATAATTTTATTGGCTATAACTGATTTAGCATTTTCTATCGATAGTATTACAGCAGCGGTAGCAATAAGTGACCAATTTCTTTTGGTTATTACAGGCGCAATTATAGGAGTAATCGCATTAAGGTTTACCTCTGGATTATTCATTAAATGGCTGGAGATATATATTAATTTAGAAAAAGCTGGTTATATCGCAGTTGGTATTATTGGATTAAAGTTAATTATTCAATTAATATTCTTCCAATTAGTTATACCTGAATATTTATTCTTCTTAGCAATGCTATGTCTTTTTCTTTGGGGCTTTTCATCTAAAATAAATACAATTAACAATGTTTAG
- the mfd gene encoding transcription-repair coupling factor, with protein MSLESIANYLENHQLTNELIGRSNRDERLILTGASRTAKALITTSLAKKVSKTLLVIVPTLEEATRWFPLVKDCGWTKTCLYPTSEVSPYDSIQVTSEIVWGQLQVLSDIMETKEHENIAIIATERSLQPHLPPIDFVKTKSIKLNVGDEINLGELSLKLSEGGYIKSNNIDQEGTWTRRGDIIDIYPVSSELPIRLELYGDQLDKIKEFDPISQRSLDKIDNVCITPTGFDPLIINKLISINDKDISILFTDEESSDLINSNKLSTAKKYLGVAFEKPSSLLNYLDDNTFIVVDERLQGLSHGNSWYNIVNESYTEVIKNREGSQSIQNIFKPNLHKNIDEIYNSLNNYKGIDITDLEDTTNKDNVFNISSKVHQWLPNQYGKISLSLKDYIKNNFSIWIISAQPTRAVSLLEEHECITKFIPNNNDLNGISSIIEDNIPVAIKNSNEGEIEGFYLPAWKIALVTDKEFFGQHNISSTGYVRRRKQSQSKKIDPNKMKPGDYVVHRNHGIGLFQNIQKININGESRDYLVIKYMDGKLSIAADQLGSLGRYRSSNTKSPTISKLGGGNWNKIKEKAKKSVKRIAIDLIKLYAERSKEKGFKFPKDGPWQSELEDSFPYALTPDQAKATIQVKSDMECEKPMDRLVCGDVGFGKTEVAIRAIFKAITSGKQIALLAPTTVLSQQHWRTISDRFAPYPIKVSLLNRFKTSSERKQIFTGLKDGHIDAVVGTHQLLNKKIFYKDLGLLVIDEEQRFGVNQKEKIKELKKSVDVLTLSATPIPRTLYMSLSGVREMSLITTPPPLRRPIKTHLAPLDNEIIRSAISQEIDRGGQVFYIVPRIKGIENVADKIKIMIPNVKLLIAHGQMEEGALENAMLAFNAGEADVLLCTTIVESGLDIPRVNTILIEDSHKFGLSQLYQLRGRVGRSGVQAHAWLFYPNDEKLNETSRQRLKAIKEFSDLGSGYQLAMRDMEIRGVGNILGIEQSGQMETIGFDLYMELLQETIAEIQGQDIPSVEDTQIDLPVTAFIPGDWITDPDEKINAYRLASECENNDALVKFASNLVDRYGTLPKAVESLIEVMKLKIIAKKCGFSRIKLSKPNVELETMMDEPAFKLMIKGLANHLHGRFIYKKGLRYSSVTIRGVGILDSDKLLDQLTEWLNLMCSEINTR; from the coding sequence GTGTCTTTAGAGTCAATAGCAAACTATTTAGAAAATCATCAGTTAACAAATGAGTTGATTGGACGATCAAATAGAGATGAAAGATTAATATTAACAGGAGCTTCTCGAACAGCAAAAGCATTAATTACTACTTCTCTTGCTAAAAAAGTATCAAAAACATTATTAGTAATCGTTCCAACATTAGAAGAAGCTACAAGGTGGTTTCCACTAGTAAAAGATTGTGGATGGACAAAGACATGTTTATATCCTACAAGTGAGGTTTCTCCATATGATTCAATACAGGTAACTTCAGAAATTGTATGGGGTCAATTACAAGTACTTAGTGATATTATGGAGACAAAAGAGCATGAGAATATAGCAATAATAGCAACAGAAAGATCATTACAACCACATTTACCTCCAATAGATTTTGTTAAAACAAAGTCTATTAAATTAAATGTAGGAGATGAAATAAATCTTGGAGAATTATCATTAAAATTGAGCGAAGGTGGATATATAAAATCTAATAATATTGATCAAGAAGGAACCTGGACAAGACGTGGTGATATTATTGATATTTATCCTGTTAGTAGCGAACTACCAATTAGATTGGAGTTATATGGCGATCAATTAGATAAGATTAAAGAATTCGATCCAATATCACAAAGATCATTGGATAAAATTGATAATGTTTGTATTACTCCAACAGGCTTTGATCCCCTAATAATAAATAAGCTTATATCAATCAATGATAAGGATATATCAATTTTATTTACAGATGAAGAGTCCTCTGACTTAATTAATTCTAATAAACTATCTACTGCTAAAAAATATTTAGGAGTTGCATTCGAAAAGCCTTCATCTTTATTAAATTATTTAGATGATAATACATTTATTGTAGTAGATGAACGATTGCAGGGCTTATCACATGGAAATTCATGGTATAATATAGTTAATGAAAGTTATACAGAAGTAATAAAAAATAGAGAAGGCAGTCAATCAATACAAAATATATTTAAACCTAATCTACATAAAAATATTGATGAAATTTATAACTCCCTGAATAACTATAAAGGGATTGATATTACAGATTTAGAAGACACTACAAACAAAGATAATGTTTTTAATATTTCCAGTAAAGTTCATCAATGGTTACCTAATCAATATGGAAAAATTAGTTTATCTTTAAAAGATTATATAAAGAATAATTTTTCAATCTGGATAATTTCTGCTCAACCAACTCGTGCAGTTTCTCTATTAGAAGAACATGAATGTATTACAAAGTTTATACCTAATAACAACGATCTTAATGGTATTAGCAGTATTATTGAAGACAATATACCTGTAGCTATTAAAAATAGTAATGAGGGAGAAATTGAGGGGTTTTACCTTCCAGCATGGAAAATCGCATTAGTAACTGATAAGGAATTTTTCGGACAACATAATATTTCAAGTACAGGATATGTGAGAAGAAGAAAGCAATCCCAAAGTAAAAAAATTGATCCTAATAAAATGAAGCCAGGAGACTATGTTGTTCATAGAAATCATGGTATAGGTTTATTTCAGAATATTCAAAAAATAAATATTAATGGTGAATCGAGAGATTACTTAGTAATAAAATATATGGATGGAAAATTAAGTATTGCTGCGGATCAACTTGGTAGTTTAGGCAGATATAGGAGTTCTAATACAAAGTCACCTACAATTAGTAAGTTAGGAGGTGGAAATTGGAATAAAATAAAAGAAAAGGCTAAGAAATCTGTTAAAAGAATTGCTATTGATTTAATTAAATTATATGCAGAAAGAAGTAAAGAAAAGGGCTTCAAGTTTCCAAAAGATGGACCTTGGCAAAGCGAATTAGAAGACTCATTTCCATACGCACTAACACCAGATCAGGCAAAAGCAACAATTCAGGTTAAATCTGATATGGAATGTGAAAAACCTATGGATAGATTAGTTTGTGGTGATGTTGGATTTGGGAAGACAGAGGTTGCAATAAGAGCAATATTTAAAGCAATCACTTCAGGAAAACAAATTGCATTGCTTGCGCCAACAACAGTATTATCACAACAACACTGGAGAACTATTTCTGATCGATTTGCACCTTACCCTATAAAAGTATCTTTGCTAAATAGATTTAAAACTAGTAGTGAAAGAAAGCAAATATTTACTGGATTAAAAGATGGACATATTGATGCTGTTGTAGGTACACATCAACTTTTAAATAAAAAAATATTTTATAAGGATTTGGGACTTCTTGTTATTGATGAAGAACAACGTTTTGGTGTTAATCAAAAAGAAAAAATAAAAGAGTTAAAAAAAAGTGTAGATGTATTAACTCTTTCTGCTACTCCAATCCCACGGACCCTCTATATGAGTCTTTCTGGTGTTCGTGAAATGAGTTTAATTACAACACCACCACCATTACGAAGGCCAATTAAAACTCATTTAGCACCACTTGATAATGAGATAATAAGAAGTGCAATTTCGCAAGAGATAGATAGAGGAGGACAAGTATTTTATATTGTTCCACGAATAAAAGGTATAGAAAATGTAGCTGATAAGATAAAAATTATGATTCCAAATGTGAAGTTATTAATCGCTCACGGTCAAATGGAAGAAGGAGCTTTAGAAAATGCAATGTTGGCATTTAATGCCGGGGAAGCTGATGTTTTACTTTGTACGACTATTGTCGAAAGTGGCTTAGATATTCCTAGAGTAAATACTATTTTAATAGAAGATTCTCATAAATTTGGGTTATCTCAGCTTTACCAATTGAGAGGCAGAGTAGGCCGTAGTGGAGTACAAGCACACGCTTGGTTGTTTTACCCAAACGATGAGAAATTAAATGAGACATCAAGACAAAGGTTAAAGGCAATAAAGGAATTTAGTGATCTAGGTAGTGGTTATCAGTTAGCAATGAGGGATATGGAAATTAGAGGCGTTGGCAATATTTTAGGTATTGAACAAAGCGGACAAATGGAAACAATCGGATTTGATTTGTATATGGAACTATTGCAGGAAACTATCGCAGAAATACAAGGACAAGACATTCCATCTGTTGAGGATACTCAAATTGATTTACCTGTTACAGCTTTTATACCTGGAGATTGGATAACTGATCCAGATGAAAAAATAAATGCTTATAGATTAGCTTCAGAATGCGAAAACAATGATGCGTTAGTTAAATTTGCTAGCAACTTGGTTGATAGATATGGAACATTACCAAAGGCCGTTGAATCATTGATAGAAGTAATGAAATTAAAAATAATTGCCAAAAAGTGTGGCTTCTCGAGAATTAAGTTGTCAAAACCTAATGTTGAGCTTGAAACAATGATGGATGAGCCAGCTTTTAAGTTAATGATAAAAGGATTGGCAAACCATCTTCACGGAAGATTTATCTATAAAAAAGGACTTCGATACTCGTCAGTGACCATTCGAGGTGTAGGCATATTAGATAGCGACAAACTTCTAGATCAACTTACTGAATGGCTAAATTTAATGTGTTCTGAAATAAATACTCGATAG
- a CDS encoding TlpA family protein disulfide reductase, with protein MSCSLIKFSSEDCGTCHRMSFFDSKVANELGIEFISVKLQDTLVYRKYRPILLKQYPTKEGMGWPTYLLVNEPDGEFEIIGELKGGIAKGDFRERLSKLLSS; from the coding sequence ATGTCCTGTTCTCTAATTAAATTTAGTTCTGAAGATTGTGGAACTTGTCACAGGATGAGCTTCTTTGATTCTAAAGTTGCAAATGAATTAGGTATTGAATTTATTAGCGTAAAGCTACAAGATACATTGGTTTATAGAAAATATAGACCAATACTATTAAAACAATATCCAACAAAAGAAGGTATGGGCTGGCCGACTTATCTATTGGTTAATGAACCTGATGGAGAATTTGAAATTATAGGTGAACTAAAAGGAGGAATTGCTAAAGGTGATTTTAGAGAGAGACTTTCTAAACTATTATCTAGTTGA
- a CDS encoding SAM-dependent methyltransferase, producing MKLSIYDREKIDIADDHIFYQQPRYVHHLSYSFRTRLTKLYAEYLLNHYVILDLMSSWVSHLPSNIRYKKVIGHGMNESELSSNKRLDSFWVQNLNIKQNMPIEDSSVDVGLIVAGWQYLQYPEKVSLELSRIIKSDSLLIISFTNRAFWTKAPNIWTYSSEKNRIEYVNNVLSANGWRIERIYNEKTHDKKLFGFYSVESDPFFSVIARNNKSNY from the coding sequence ATGAAACTTTCAATTTACGATAGAGAAAAAATAGATATTGCTGACGATCATATCTTCTATCAACAGCCTAGATATGTTCACCACCTAAGCTATTCATTCAGAACCCGCCTTACTAAGTTATATGCAGAGTATTTACTTAATCATTACGTAATTCTAGATTTAATGAGTAGTTGGGTAAGCCATTTACCTTCGAATATTAGATATAAAAAAGTTATTGGTCATGGAATGAATGAATCTGAATTAAGTTCAAATAAAAGGCTTGATAGTTTCTGGGTCCAAAATTTAAATATCAAGCAGAATATGCCAATAGAGGATTCTTCTGTTGATGTTGGATTAATTGTTGCTGGATGGCAATATCTTCAATATCCAGAAAAAGTTTCATTAGAACTATCAAGGATTATCAAATCTGATTCATTATTGATTATTTCTTTTACTAATCGAGCATTCTGGACTAAAGCTCCGAACATCTGGACTTATTCGTCAGAGAAAAATAGAATTGAATATGTGAATAATGTACTTAGTGCTAATGGATGGAGGATTGAAAGAATTTACAATGAAAAAACTCATGATAAAAAGCTTTTTGGATTTTACTCCGTAGAGAGTGATCCTTTTTTTTCCGTTATTGCAAGAAACAATAAGTCTAATTACTGA
- a CDS encoding DUF4335 domain-containing protein — protein MINLSYRFDQNSSSLEISGMPDVSNGDSEDTIGILSSWTLKIIGSPVLEGEKDHLDNLMQVILQYSRSYISGIRKTFISNKKIVKLSPFGISHKLLLNSTKEGVKPLEIILDDSELSDLTRCLDLLRFDPRFNIKWDIKQEKPFSKRYILTNISNSKKNFNFIYALILFLLTSSLLVFIPTNNKYELRDSSINSQSLSDEIE, from the coding sequence ATGATTAATTTATCTTATAGATTTGATCAAAACTCATCTTCCCTAGAGATATCGGGAATGCCAGATGTATCAAATGGAGACTCTGAAGATACTATCGGTATTTTATCTTCATGGACATTGAAAATTATTGGCTCACCTGTATTGGAGGGAGAGAAAGATCATCTTGATAATTTGATGCAAGTAATTCTTCAATATTCAAGATCGTATATCTCCGGAATACGTAAAACATTTATATCTAATAAAAAAATTGTTAAGCTATCGCCTTTCGGTATTAGTCATAAATTATTACTAAATAGTACAAAGGAAGGAGTTAAGCCTTTAGAAATTATTTTAGACGACTCTGAATTGTCCGATCTAACAAGATGTCTAGATCTTTTAAGATTTGATCCTAGATTTAATATTAAATGGGATATCAAGCAAGAAAAACCCTTTAGCAAGAGATATATTCTTACTAATATTTCTAATTCTAAGAAAAATTTTAATTTCATTTATGCTCTTATTCTATTTCTATTAACTAGCAGTTTGTTAGTATTCATTCCAACAAATAATAAATATGAGTTAAGAGATTCTAGTATTAATTCTCAATCTTTATCGGATGAAATCGAATAA